A genomic region of Arachis stenosperma cultivar V10309 chromosome 9, arast.V10309.gnm1.PFL2, whole genome shotgun sequence contains the following coding sequences:
- the LOC130948589 gene encoding uncharacterized protein LOC130948589, which produces MFKFLKEVVGGSGTGLKDLPYNIGEAYPSAWGSWVHHRGTNKDDGSPVSIFSLTGSTAQDGHLAAGRNGVKRLRTVRHPNILSFLHSTEVETYDGSSPKVTIYIVTEPVMPLTDKIRELGLEGTQRDEYYAWGLHQVAKAVSFLNNDCKLVHGNVCMASVVVTQTLDWKLHAFDVLSEFDGNNETSSTSMLQYAWLVGAQYKPMELVKSDWAAIKKSPPWSIDSWGMGCLIYEIFSGTRLGKTEELRNTGSIPKSLLPDYQRLLSSMPSRRLNTSKLIENSEYFQNKLVDTIHFMEILSLKDSVEKDTFFRKLPNLAEQLPRPIVLKKLLPLLASALEFGSAAAPALTALLKMGSWLSAEEFRVKVLPTIVKLYASNDRSIRVALLQHIDQYGESLSAQIVDEQVYPHVATGFSDTSAFLRELTLKSMLTLAPKLSQRTISGSLLKYLSKLQVDEEPAIRTNTTILLGNIATYLNDGTRKRVLINAFTARALRDTFPPARAAGIMALCATSSYYDITEVATRILPNVVVLTIDPDSDVRAKAFQAVDQFLQIAKNYYQKTNVAEGAAAAGMGSSSVPENAGLLGWAMSSLTLKGKPSDHHAPVASATTSTRTQTTSSASSAVETPSTVPVRVSSSTDFAEQPAPPSPTSTDGWGELENGIDEEHEDDKDGWGDLEPLEESKPAPALANIQAAQRRPVTQPVAQTKLASNSRSKSTPKLNEDDELWGYIAAPAPKTSKPLNLKPNATDDDDPWAAIAAPAPTTKVKPLAAGRGRGAKPAALKLGAQRINRTSSSGM; this is translated from the exons atgttcaAGTTTTTGAAAGAGGTAGTGGGTGGATCTGGGACAGGGTTGAAGGATCTGCCTTACAACATCGGCGAGGCTTACCCTTCCGCTTGGGGCTCTTGGGTTCATCACCGCGGCACCAACAAG GATGACGGGTCTCCGGTATCAATCTTCTCTCTGACTGGGAGCACCGCCCAGGATGGGCATTTAGCTGCGGGTCGGAATGGTGTCAAGCGACTCCGAACT GTTAGGCATCCGAATATCTTGTCATTTCTTCATAGTACCGAAGTTGAAACCTATGATGGCAGTTCTCCCAAGGTTACCATCTACATTGTGACTGAGCCTGTGATGCCACTTACGGACAAGATTAGGGAGCTAGGCCTTGAAGGTACACAAAG GGATGAGTACTATGCTTGGGGTTTGCACCAAGTAGCTAAAGCTGTGAGCTTCTTAAATAACGATTGTAAACTT GTTCATGGTAATGTTTGCATGGCTAGTGTTGTCGTCACACAAACTTTGGACTGGAAACTCCATGCTTTTGATGTTCTATCGGAGTTTGATGGGAATAATGAAACTTCATCTACCTCAATGCTG CAATATGCATGGCTTGTTGGGGCACAATACAAACCAATGGAGCTGGTAAAATCGGACTGGGCTGCAATTAAGAAGTCTCCTCCGTGGTCCATTGATTCTTGGGGCATGG GTTGTCTAATCTATGAGATATTCTCTGGCACGAGATTGGGAAAAACAGAGGAGTTGCGCAACACAGGCTCCATTCCAAAG TCTCTGCTTCCAGATTACCAGCGACTACTGAGTTCCATGCCTTCTCGTAGATTAAATACTTCAAAGCTTATAGAAAACAGTG agtattttcaaaataagttgGTTGATACAATACATTTCATGGAAATTCTGAGTTTGAAAGATAGTGTTGAAAAAGACACCTTCTTCCGCAAGCTTCCAAATTTAGCAGAGCAGCTTCCTCGTCCAATTGTATTGAAGAAG TTACTTCCTTTATTAGCTTCTGCCCTTGAATTTGGTTCAGCTGCTGCCCCTGCTTTGACTGCACTTTTGAAAATGGGTTCCTGGCTTTCTGCTGAGGAGTTTCGTGTCAAG gTGCTTCCAACAATTGTTAAACTATATGCCTCTAATGACCGATCTATTAGAGTTGCCCTACTTCAACATATTGATCAATATGGAGAGTCATTATCAGCACAAATTGTTGATGAGCAG GTTTACCCTCATGTTGCTACTGGGTTCTCTGATACATCTGCTTTTTTAAGGGAGCTGACTCTCAAATCCATGCTAACTCTGGCTCCAAAG CTTTCTCAAAGGACAATTTCAGGGTCTTTATTAAAGTATCTGTCAAAGTTACAG GTTGATGAAGAACCAGCTATACGAACAAATACCACCATCTTGTTGGGAAATATTGCAACCTACTTAAATGATGGG ACAAGAAAAAGAGTGTTGATTAATGCATTTACTGCTCGTGCTTTGCGTGATACTTTTCCACCTGCTAGAGCAGCAG GCATTATGGCTTTATGTGCCACCAGTTCCTACTATGACATTACTGAAGTTGCAACGCGTATTCTTCCTAATGTTGTTGTACTCACAATTGATCCTGACAG TGATGttcgagctaaggcatttcaaGCTGTTGATCAATTTTTACAGATAGCGAAGAATTATTATCAGAAG ACAAATGTAGCAGAGGGTGCTGCAGCTGCAGGCATGGGAAGCTCATCTGTTCCAGAAAATGCTGGCTTACTTGG ATGGGCTATGAGCTCGTTGACCCTGAAGGGTAAACCTTCTGATCATCATGCTCCAGTTGCTTCAGCAACCACTAGCACACGTACACAAACAACTTCTAGTGCCAGCTCAG CTGTAGAAACACCATCAACAGTACCTGTCCGAGTAAGCTCCTCAACTGATTTTGCTGAACAGCCTGCTCCTCCATCCCCTACATCAACGGATGGTTGGGGGGAACTAGAGAACGGAATTGATGAAGAGCATGAAGATGACAAAGATGGGTGGGGTGATCTGGAACCACTAGAAGAATCGAAGCCAGCTCCGGCTCTTGCAAACATTCAAGCAGCTCAACGGCGGCCAGTTACTCAACCTGTTGCACAGACAAAACTAG CCTCAAATTCGAGAAGCAAAAGTACACCGAAGTTGAACGAAGATGATGAATTGTGGGGTTACATAGCAGCTCCTGCTCCGAAAACATCAAAACCTTTAAATTTGAAACCAAATGCAACTGATGATGATGACCCCTGGGCCGCTATTGCTGCTCCTGCACCCACCACTAAGGTCAAACCCTTGGCAGCAGGCCGAGGCCGGGGAGCCAAACCAGCTGCTCTAAAATTAGGTGCTCAGAGGATAAACCGAACATCGTCATCTGGGATGTAA